One window of the Anguilla rostrata isolate EN2019 chromosome 13, ASM1855537v3, whole genome shotgun sequence genome contains the following:
- the dusp7 gene encoding dual specificity protein phosphatase 7, protein MKNNLWSGSRDMTMMMPSKSVEWLQDELESGGSSLLLLDCRSHELFESSHIETAINLAIPGLMLRRLKKGNLPIRSIIPNNEDKEKFVKRCKTDTVVLYDEATSDWQENGAASSVLGLLLQKLRDDGCKAYYLEGGFNKFQTEYSEHCETNLDSSCPSSSPPASVLGLGGLRISSDCSDGESDREPGSATESEGSPLPNNQPAFPVQILPYLYLGCAKDSTNLDVLGKYNIKYILNVTPNLPNMFEHDGEFKYKQIPISDHWSQNLSQFFPEAISFIEEARSKKCGILVHCLAGISRSVTVTVAYLMQKLNLSLNDAYDFVKRKKSNISPNFNFMGQLLDFERTLGLNSPCDNRSPNDQLFFTTPTNHNVFQLDTLEST, encoded by the exons ATGAAAAATAATCTTTGGAGCGGTTCCCGGGACATGACCATGATGATGCCGAGCAAAAGTGTGGAATGGCTGCAAGACGAACTGGAATCCGGAGGGAGCTCGCTGCTTCTGTTGGATTGCCGATCGCACGAGCTCTTCGAATCATCTCACATAGAAACGGCCATCAATTTGGCAATACCGGGTCTGATGCTTCGAAGGCTCAAAAAGGGGAATTTGCCTATCCGATCTATTATTCCGAATAATGAGGATAAGGAGAAGTTTGTCAAACGGTGCAAGACGGACACTGTGGTTCTGTACGACGAGGCCACCTCGGACTGGCAAGAGAACGGCGCAGCGAGCTCGGTTCTTGGGCTCCTGCTGCAGAAGCTCCGGGATGACGGTTGTAAAGCTTATTACCTGGAGG GGGGATTCAACAAGTTTCAGACGGAGTACTCTGAACACTGCGAGACCAACCTGGACAGTTCCTGCCCTAGCAGCTCTCCCCCAGCGTCTGTTCTGGGGCTGGGTGGGCTGAGAATCAGCTCCGATTGTTCCGACGGCGAGTCGGACCGGGAACCAGGCAGCGCCACAGAGTCAGAGGGCAGCCCATTGCCCAACAACCAGCCTGCCTTCCCTGTCCAGATCCTTCCTTACCTTTACCTTGGCTGTGCCAAAGATTCCACCAACCTTGACGTGCTGGGCAAGTACAACATTAAGTACATCCTGAACGTAACGCCCAACCTGCCCAACATGTTTGAGCACGATGGAGAATTCAAGTACAAACAGATTCCCATCTCCGATCACTGGAGCCAAAACCTCTCACAGTTTTTCCCCGAGGCCATATCTTTCATTG aggaGGCTCGTTCCAAGAAGTGTGGGATCCTGGTGCACTGCCTGGCAGGGATCAGCCGCTCTGTGACGGTGACGGTGGCCTACCTGATGCAGAAGCTCAACCTGTCCCTCAACGATGCCTACGACTTCGTCAAGCGCAAGAAGTCCAACATCTCGCCCAACTTCAACTTCATGGGCCAGCTCCTGGACTTTGAGAGGACTCTAGGGCTGAACAGCCCCTGCGACAACCGCTCGCCCAACGACCAGCTCTTCTTCACCACACCGACCAATCACAACGTTTTCCAGCTGGACACGCTAGAGTCCACATGA